One segment of Spiroplasma kunkelii CR2-3x DNA contains the following:
- a CDS encoding ATP-dependent Clp protease ATP-binding subunit has product MDLTQQYEPGKDPKVLEKFAKNLNKEALAGKLDPIIGREDEINRVIRILSRRTKNNPVLIGEPGVGKTAIVEGLAQRIVKGDIPSNLKNKTIYELDMGALIAGAKFQGEFEERLKAVLNKVKESNGDIILFIDELHLIVGAGKTQGSMDASNLLKPTLARGDLHCIGATTLDEHRLYIEKDVALERRFQKVVVSESTIDESISILRGLKERFETFHGVKIHDNALVASVNLSSRYITDRFLPDKAIDLIDEASATIKTEIASVPTELDNLNRRIIQLEIEKAALQKETDKASNERLVDIENELKPLKAKQQKLDIQWNLEKESITKLKNLKSQVEQLKKELEQAQLSGDFNRAGEIQYALLPKLEKQLHEQEKQASGSHLLKEDVTERDIAAIVGKWTGIPVDRLVETEKAKLLNLSKILRRRVRGQKEAIQLVADAIIRSRSGIKDPNKPIGSFLFLGPTGVGKTEVARSLAYVLFNSEKQMVRLDMSEYMEKHSVSKLIGAPPGYVGHEQGGQLTEAVRRSPYSIVLFDEIEKAHPDILNILLQILEDGRLTDSLGKTVDFKNTIIIMTSNIGSEYLLNENNDSVGLLIQKELARKFKPEFLNRIDNVVTFNALSKDVIKEIIEKELAELTQRIENSKNISISYSEKVLEKILNEGYDREFGARPIKRYIQRNLESLIAHAIISEEVQEGKSYTIDVVKNEMAIKNSTKLN; this is encoded by the coding sequence ATGGATTTAACACAACAATATGAACCAGGTAAAGATCCAAAAGTTCTTGAAAAATTTGCCAAAAATCTTAATAAAGAGGCTCTTGCTGGAAAATTAGACCCAATTATTGGACGTGAAGATGAAATTAATAGAGTAATTCGAATTTTATCACGAAGAACAAAAAATAATCCGGTCTTAATTGGTGAACCTGGTGTTGGGAAAACAGCGATTGTTGAAGGACTAGCACAACGAATTGTTAAAGGTGATATTCCTAGTAATTTAAAAAATAAAACAATATATGAATTAGATATGGGAGCATTAATTGCTGGTGCGAAATTTCAAGGTGAATTTGAAGAACGTTTAAAAGCGGTTTTAAATAAAGTTAAAGAATCAAATGGCGATATTATTTTATTTATTGATGAGTTGCATTTAATTGTGGGAGCTGGTAAGACACAAGGTAGTATGGATGCTAGTAATTTATTAAAACCAACGTTAGCGCGTGGCGATTTGCATTGTATTGGTGCAACGACTTTAGATGAACATCGTTTATATATTGAAAAAGATGTTGCTTTAGAGCGACGCTTTCAAAAAGTAGTTGTCAGTGAATCAACCATTGATGAAAGTATTTCAATTTTACGAGGTTTAAAAGAACGATTTGAGACCTTTCATGGGGTTAAAATTCATGATAATGCTTTAGTTGCATCAGTTAACTTATCGTCTCGCTACATTACTGACCGTTTTTTGCCAGATAAAGCAATTGACTTAATTGATGAAGCTTCTGCAACAATTAAAACAGAAATTGCATCAGTTCCAACCGAATTAGATAATTTAAATCGGCGAATTATTCAGTTAGAAATTGAAAAAGCAGCTTTGCAAAAAGAAACTGATAAGGCATCTAATGAACGGTTAGTTGATATTGAAAATGAATTAAAACCATTAAAAGCAAAACAACAAAAATTAGATATTCAATGAAATTTGGAAAAAGAAAGTATTACTAAATTAAAAAACTTAAAATCACAAGTTGAACAATTGAAGAAAGAGTTAGAGCAAGCGCAATTAAGTGGTGATTTTAATCGTGCTGGTGAAATTCAATATGCTTTATTACCAAAACTAGAAAAACAATTACATGAACAAGAAAAACAAGCTTCAGGTTCACATCTTTTGAAAGAAGATGTAACTGAGCGTGATATTGCCGCAATTGTTGGAAAGTGAACTGGTATTCCAGTTGACCGTTTAGTAGAAACAGAAAAGGCAAAATTATTAAATTTAAGTAAGATTTTACGGCGTCGTGTTCGCGGTCAAAAAGAAGCAATTCAACTAGTTGCTGATGCAATTATTCGTAGTAGAAGTGGAATTAAAGACCCAAATAAACCAATTGGTAGTTTCTTATTTTTAGGACCAACAGGAGTTGGAAAAACAGAAGTTGCCCGTAGTTTAGCATATGTTCTTTTTAATTCAGAAAAACAAATGGTACGATTAGATATGTCTGAATATATGGAAAAACATTCAGTAAGTAAATTAATTGGGGCACCACCAGGTTATGTTGGTCATGAACAGGGTGGACAATTAACCGAGGCTGTTCGTCGAAGCCCATATTCAATTGTTTTATTTGATGAAATTGAAAAAGCACATCCTGATATTTTAAATATTTTGTTGCAAATTTTAGAAGATGGTCGTTTAACTGATTCATTAGGTAAAACTGTTGATTTTAAAAATACAATTATTATTATGACTTCTAATATTGGGTCAGAATATTTATTAAATGAAAATAATGATAGTGTTGGTTTATTAATTCAAAAAGAATTAGCTAGAAAATTTAAACCAGAGTTTTTAAATCGAATTGATAATGTTGTGACCTTTAATGCTTTATCAAAAGATGTTATTAAAGAAATTATTGAAAAAGAATTAGCTGAATTAACACAACGAATTGAAAATAGTAAAAACATTAGTATTAGTTATTCTGAAAAAGTATTAGAAAAAATTTTAAACGAAGGATATGATCGTGAATTTGGAGCACGGCCAATTAAGCGATATATTCAACGAAATCTTGAATCGTTAATTGCTCATGCTATTATTTCAGAAGAAGTTCAAGAGGGTAAATCTTATACAATTGATGTAGTTAAGAACGAAATGGCTATTAAGAATAGCACAAAATTAAATTAG
- a CDS encoding Cof-type HAD-IIB family hydrolase, whose product MKLQHLNKKRLILIDLDGTTLMNDGKTIHTKTQDVIKEAVKVGHKVCITTGRPHRASIRFYRELGLDTLLTNFDGGHIHDPLKREFKRLVFPISYDVIMSIINHPDVKNIVANVLIEHYDKAICWKKDEAIENYFHLDDVADDEYFIANPYIAWKGPASNMALYLNNANEKDQILRIFENFKNSVQVNIGHYSSGQVQIMINITNKLVSKGFAANILAQYYNVDIRDVIAFGDEMNDLELLQNVGYGIAMKNGNDNLKTNARGITHLTNDEGGVGDYLQKLLKGENV is encoded by the coding sequence ATGAAATTACAACACCTAAATAAAAAACGTTTAATTCTAATTGATTTAGATGGTACAACATTGATGAATGATGGCAAAACAATCCATACAAAAACACAAGATGTAATCAAAGAAGCTGTTAAAGTTGGGCATAAAGTATGTATTACAACTGGTCGCCCTCATCGAGCAAGTATTCGCTTTTATCGTGAATTAGGGTTAGACACCTTATTAACAAACTTTGATGGTGGTCATATTCATGACCCATTAAAACGAGAGTTTAAACGTTTAGTTTTTCCAATTTCTTATGATGTTATTATGAGTATTATCAACCATCCTGATGTAAAAAATATTGTTGCAAATGTCTTAATTGAACATTATGATAAAGCAATTTGTTGAAAAAAAGATGAGGCAATTGAAAATTACTTTCATCTTGATGATGTGGCTGATGATGAATATTTTATTGCCAATCCTTATATTGCTTGAAAAGGTCCAGCTAGTAATATGGCCTTATATTTAAACAATGCTAATGAAAAAGATCAAATTTTAAGAATTTTTGAAAATTTTAAAAACTCTGTCCAAGTTAACATCGGACATTATAGTAGCGGTCAGGTCCAAATAATGATTAACATTACAAATAAACTTGTTTCAAAAGGATTTGCAGCTAATATTTTAGCACAATATTATAACGTTGATATTCGTGATGTTATTGCTTTTGGTGATGAAATGAATGACTTAGAACTATTGCAAAATGTTGGTTATGGAATCGCAATGAAAAATGGAAATGACAATTTAAAAACTAATGCTCGGGGAATTACACACTTAACTAATGATGAAGGCGGCGTTGGTGATTATTTACAAAAACTATTAAAAGGAGAAAATGTTTAA
- a CDS encoding aldo/keto reductase has protein sequence MGAIYLDIVLIHRPNLNFYKTIKAYTELLQCKAKGLINVVGVSNFDKDMIEILFEKTGIYPNLN, from the coding sequence TTAGGAGCAATTTATTTAGATATTGTTTTAATTCATCGCCCAAATTTAAATTTTTACAAAACTATCAAAGCATATACCGAATTGCTACAATGCAAAGCGAAAGGGTTAATTAATGTTGTTGGTGTAAGTAATTTTGATAAGGATATGATTGAAATTTTGTTTGAAAAAACAGGTATTTATCCAAATTTAAACTAA
- a CDS encoding fructose-bisphosphatase class II, with translation MTIDIAVDPIEGTTPASKNGPGSISCIAVAKNNTML, from the coding sequence ATTACGATTGATATTGCAGTTGACCCAATTGAAGGGACAACACCGGCTAGTAAAAATGGACCGGGTTCAATTTCATGTATTGCTGTTGCTAAAAATAATACAATGTTATAA